A region of the Stutzerimonas stutzeri genome:
CGATGCCCAGCGGCGTTTCGCCGAGCACCAGCGCGGGCGTGGCGCGCGCTTTTTCCATTCCAGCCCGGCGCAGGCGCTGGTCTATGTCGAGACTTGCGCCAGCAAAGGCGATGCGTTGCGTCGCGAAATCGCCATCAAGCGACTGGACAAGCGTGCCAAGGAACGCCTGGTGAGCCTGGCCAGCCCCGTTGCGTGAATGACGTACCAATCAGCCGGTAGGCCCGGTGGAGCGGAGCGTCTAAGCTGGTGCTCT
Encoded here:
- a CDS encoding GIY-YIG nuclease family protein, with product MTEVQPKPWFVYLVRAANGALYCGISDDAQRRFAEHQRGRGARFFHSSPAQALVYVETCASKGDALRREIAIKRLDKRAKERLVSLASPVA